Within the Pseudomonas guangdongensis genome, the region CGTCCGGGCGCGTCGAGGCGGTGCCGCAGTTCGCCCCCTACGAGGCCTTCACCTATAACGCCGGCGCGCTGCGCAGCCCATTCCTGCCGCTGCAGCGCTTCGCGACCCAGCAGAAGGCACAGGACGGCAGCCTGGTGCGTCCCGACGAGACGCGCCAGAAGCAGCCGCTCGAAGCCTTCGACATCGACACCCTGCAGATGGTCGGCCTGCTGGCCAACCGGCAGCGGACCTTCGCCCTGGTCGCCAGCGCCGCCGGCGTCCAGCGGGTCGCCGTCGGCGACTACCTGGGGCGCAGCCATGGCCGGGTGGTGGCGATCCATGCCGACCGCATCGAGCTGCGCGAGATCGTGCCCGACGGCAACGACGGCTGGCTCGAGCGTCCGCGCATCCTGCCGCTCAAGGACGGTGCCCCGGCGGCGGGTGACGCATGAACCCCTTTCTCAGGTCTGCACAACGGATTCAGACAATGCACAGTCCTCTTTCGCGTTCAAGCCTGTCACTGCTGGCGCTGCTGCTGGCCCCGGCGCTCCAGGCCGCCGACCTGCAGGCCCTCGACGTCGCGGCCCTGCCCGGCGATCGCATCGAGCTGAAGCTGACCTTCGACGAGCCGGTGGAGGCGCCGCGCGGTTACACCATCGAGCAGCCGGCACGCATCGCCCTCGACCTGCCCGGCGTGCGCAATCGGCTCGGCAGCCGGGTGCGCGAGCTGGGGGTCGGCAACGCGCGCAGCGTGACCCTGGTGGAGACTCCCGAGCGCACGCGGATGATCGTCAACCTGCTGAACCTGACGCCCTACAGCACCCGCAGCGAGGGGCGCCAGCTGTTCGTCACCCTCGGCGCCGGGGCGACCGGGGACGCGGTGGCGCCGGTGGCCGTTGCGCCGCTCGCCGCCGCGCCGGCTCTGGCGCCGAGTGTGCCGGCTCCGGCCCTGCCGGCCGGCAAGGCGATCCGCAACATCGACTTCCGTCGTGGCGAGCAGGGCGAGGGCAATGTGGTCATCGAGCTGTCCGACCGCGGCATCAGCCCGGAAATCCGCGACGATGGCGGCAAGATCCGTCTGGTGTTCGCCCGTACCGAACTGCCCGACGCGCTGCGCACGCGACTGGACGTCAAGGACTTCGCCACCCCGGTGAGCGTCGTCGAGGCGCGCAGCGAAGGCGAGCAGACCAGCATCGTCATCGAGCCGAGCGGCCTCTACGACTATCTGGCCTACCAGACCGACGAGCGGCTGATCGTCAGCGTCAAGCCGCTGAGCAAGGCCGATGTCGAGCAGAACAAGCGCGAGCGCTTCGCCTACAGCGGCGACAAGTTGTCGCTGAACTTCCAGGACATCGACGTGCGCGCGGTGCTGCAGCTGATCGCCGAATTCACCGAGCTCAATCTGGTGGCCAGCGACAGCGTGCAGGGCAACATCACCCTGCGCCTGCAGAACGTGCCCTGGGACCAGGCGCTGGATCTGGTGCTCAAGAGCAAGGGGCTGGACAAGCGCATGCTCGGCAACGTGCTGCTGGTGGCGCCGGCGGCGGAGATCGCCGAACGCGAGCGCCTGGAGCTGGAGAGCAAGCGGCAGATCGCCGAGCTGGCGCCGCTGCGCCGCGAGGTGGTGCAGCTCAACTACGCCAAGGCCTCGGACATCGCCAAGCTGTTCGAGGAGTTCTCCGAGGGCGGCGAGCAGAAGGACATGCGCGGTTCGGTGATCTACGACGACCGCACCAACAGCCTGATCGCCTACCTGACCGGCGAGCGTCTGGACGAGCTGCGGCGCATCGTCACCCAGCTCGACGTGCCGGTGCGCCAGGTGATGATCGAGGCGCGCATCGTCGAGGCCAACGTCGGCTACGACAAGAGCCTCGGCGTGCGCTGGGGCGGCAACCTGTGGAAGGCCAACGACAACAAGTGGCGCGCCTGGGGCAAGGACGGCCAGCTGGACGTGGTCGACGACCCCAACGCCCAGGGAAAGCCGGGCGACGACGACTACATCCCCTCGCGCAGCACCGGGCGCTTCGCCGGGATTCCCGAGATTCCGCTGAACACCCCGTTCATCGACCTGGGCGCGGCCAACAGCACGGCCGGCATCGGTCTGGGCTTCATCACCGACAACACCATCCTCGACCTGCAGCTGTCGGCGATGGAGAAGACCGGCAACGGCGAGGTGGTCTCGCAGCCCAAGGTGGTCACCTCGGACAAGGAAACCGCCAAGATCCTCAAGGGCTCGGAAGTGCCCTACCAGGAGGCCAGCTCCAGCGGCGCCACCAGCACCTCGTTCAAGGAGGCGGCGCTGGCCTTGGAGGTGACGCCGCAGATCACCCCGGACAACCGCATCGTCATGGAGGTGCGGGTCACCAAGGACGAGCCGGACTTCGCCAAGGCGCTCAACGGCGTGCCGCCGATCAACAAGAACGAGGTCAACGCCAAGGTGCTGGTCACCGACGGCGAGACCATCGTCATCGGCGGGGTGTTCTCCAACACCCAGACCAAGTCGGTGGAGAAGGTACCGTTCCTCGGCGATCTCCCGTTCATTGGCCGGCTGTTCCGCCGCGACATCGTCAGCGACCAGAAATCCGAGCTGCTGGTCTTCCTCACACCGCGTATCATGGACACCCAGGCGTTTTCTGTGAGTCGTTGATCCGTGCGCAATCTGATACTCGTGGGCCCGATGGGGGCTGGCAAGAGCACCATCGGGCGTCTTCTGGCCAAGGAGCTGCACCTGCCGTTCAAGGATTCCGACAAGGAGATCGAGGTGCGCACTGGCGCCGACATCCCGTGGATCTTCGATGTCGAGGGCGAGGCCGGCTTTCGCGAGCGCGAGCAGGCGGTGCTGGCCGACCTGTGCCGCGAGGACGGCCTGGTGCTGGCCACCGGCGGCGGCGCGGTGCTGCGTGCCGAGAACCGCGCGGCGCTGCATGCCGGCGGCCGGGTCATCTACCTGCACACCTCGGTGGAGCAGCAGCTGGAGCGTACCGCGCGCGACCGCAACCGGCCGCTGCTGCGCACCGCCAACCCCGGCCAGGTGCTGCGCGAGCTGCTGGCAACCCGCGATCCGCTGTACCGGGAGATCGCCGATGTGGTGATCGAGACCGACCAGCGTCCGCCGCGGATGGTGGTACAGGAAATCCTCAGCCGTCTGGAGCAGTTGCCGCCGCGTTGAGGCGCCCGGCAACTGCGTTATCCTAGCAGCCAATTTTTTTCACGGGCGGGGCCTTATGCGGACTCTTCACGTCGATCTCGGCGAGCGCAGCTATCCCATCTTCATCGGCGGCGGCCTGCTCGACCGTGCCGAGTGTTTCACCCCCTATATCGCCGGCCGTCAGGTGGCGGTGGTCACCAACGAGACGGTGGCGCCGCTGTACCTGCAGCGCCTGCTCGACACCCTGGCCGGCTATCGGGTCACGCCGATCGTGCTGCCCGACGGCGAGGCGTTCAAGAACTGGGAAACCCTGCAGCGGATCTTCGACGGCCTGCTCGAGGCGCGCCACGACCGGCGCACCACCCTGATCGCCCTCGGCGGCGGGGTGATCGGCGACATGACCGGTTTCGCCGCCGCCTGCTACCAGCGCGGCGTGGACTTCATCCAGGTGCCGACCACCCTGCTGTCGCAGGTGGATTCCTCGGTGGGCGGCAAGACCGGCATCAACCACTCGCTGGGCAAGAACATGATCGGCGCCTTCTACCAGCCCAAGGCGGTGGTGATCGACACCGCGACCCTGGCGACGTTGCCGGCGCGCGAGTTGTCGGCAGGTCTGGCCGAGGTGATTAAGTACGGGCTGATCTGCGACGAGCCGTTCCTCGCCTGGCTGGAGCAGCACATCGACGCGCTGCGCGGCCTCGACGCCGAGGCGATCAGCGAGGCGGTGGAACGCTCCTGCGCCGCCAAGGCGCGGGTGGTGAATGCCGACGAGCGCGAGTCCGGGGTGCGCGCCACCCTCAACCTCGGCCACACCTTCGGCCACGCCATCGAGACCGAAATGGGCTATGGCGCCTGGCTGCACGGCGAGGCGGTGGGCGCCGGCACCGCGATGGCCCTGGAAATGTCGCAGCGCCTGGGCTGGATCGACGCCCCGGCGCGCGATCGCGGCATCCGTCTGCTGGCCCGCGCCGGCCTGCCGCTGGTGCCGCCGGCGCAAATGGGGCCGGAGGAATTCCTGCGCCACATGGCGGTCGACAAGAAGGTGCTCGACGGCCAGTTGCGACTGGTCCTGCTGCGCCGCCTGGGCGAGGCGGTGGTGACCGCCGAGTATCCGCGCGAGGTGCTCGATGCGACGCTGCGCGCAGACTACGCGGCCCTGGCCCGTCAGGCCTGAAGTGAATCCGTCGCCCCGGCGCTCGCCGGGGCCTCCCGCGCAAATTGGATGAGGCACCCATGACCAGCCTGCATGCCGACGAGGCATTCGTTGAACACTACCAGCTCAGCCACAACCCCTTCGCGCCGCGGGTGCCGGGCTTCAAGTTCTTCCCGGCGCAGCGCAAGCCGGTGCTGGCCCAGCTGCACCAGCTGGCGCGCTACAGCTCGCTGATGCTGGTGGTCAGCGGCCCTCTGGGCAGCGGCAAGACCCTGCTGCGCCAGGCGCTGGTGGCCAGCAGCAACAAGCAGAGCGTGATCTGCGTGGCTGCCAGCGGCCGCCAGGCCGCCGGCAGCCTGTCTCTGCTACAGCATTTCAGCCAGGGGCTGGGCGGTAACAGCCAGGATGTCGACGGCCTGCTCGGCCAGGTGGCGCGCCTCAATCAGGGCGGCCAGGAAGTCTACCTGCTGGTCGACGATGCTGAGCGCCTGCAGGACGAGGCGCTGGACACCCTGGCGGCGCTGGCGACCGGCGACCGCGACGGACGCGCCCATGTGTTCCTGTTCAGCGAGCCGGAGCTGCTGACGCGCCTGGAGTCGCTCGGCAAGGCCGACAGCTGCCATGTGCTGGAGCTGCAGCCCTACAGCTTGGCCGAGACCCGCGCCTACCTGGCCCAGCGCCTGCAGGGCGCCGGCCAGGACATCGATCTGCTCGACGATGCGCAGATCGAGGAGATCCATCTCGACTCGGGCGGCTGGCCCGGCGGCATCAACCGCGCCGCCCGCGATGCGCTGGTCGAGGCGATGCTGGCCGACCGCGAGCCGGAAACCGCCGGCGAGCGCGGCAGCAGCCTGCCGAAGAAGCACCTGCTGGCGGTGGCGGTGGTGCTGGGCGGTCTGGCGCTGGCCTTCGTGCTCAAGAACGGCGACGAGCCGGCCCCGACGGCGCAGTCGCCCGTCGCCTCCGGCGAGCCGCTGGCGGCATCCGGCGACGCGCCGCCGAGTACCGGCCCGACCATCGAGTTCGCCGGCGGTCAGCCGGTGCCGCTGCCGCTGGTCGGTCAGGGGCAGCCGGTGCTGCGCGAGCCGCTGGCCCGCGAGGCCGGGCAGGCGGCGGTAGAGGAACTGGATGCCGCCAATGCCGCCATGCCGATCGCGGCGCCGCGTCCGGCCCCGGCCCAGCCGAGCCCTGCGCCTGCCCCGGCGGCACCTGCGCCCGCACCTGCCCAGGCTGCCGCGCCCATCGCTGCCCCGGTGGTCGCTCCGGCCCCGGCCCCCGCTCCGGCCGTCGCTCCCGCACCGAGCGTGGCCAGTCAGCCGCGTCCTGCTCCGGCGCCTGCTCCGGCCCCGACACCTGCCCCGGCGCCCGCCGCCAGTGCGCCGGCCGCCGGGGGCGTGCACAACGGCTGGTATCTGGGCCAGCCGGTCGGGCAGTACACCCTGCAGCTGTTCGGCACCAGCTCGGAGGCCGCCGCGCAGAGTCAGGTGCGCGAGGGCGGCGGCGAGTACCGCTACTTCCGCAAGCTGCACCAGGGCCAGCCGCTGTATGTGGTGACCTATGGGCGCTTCTCCTCCCCGGAGGCCGCCAAGTCGGCGGTGAGCGCGTTGCCGGCCCGCCTGCAGGCGGGCAAGCCGTGGCCGCGCACCTTCGCCAGCATCCAGCAGGAAATCCGCCAGGCCGGCCGCTAGACTGCCAGTAGCCGCGGGGCTGTGAAGAACCGGTGATGCGCCCTGCGCCTCACCGGTTTTCTTTTATAAACGCGACATTAAATTTTCGTTTTTGCGTCATTCTGTCTTTTTTCGGACACCCCGGCCGCGCTACAATGGCGCATCGCTTGTCGTGTCCCTGTGCGAAGAATCGCTGAATTTGCGGGGTTATTGCGGCATTTAGCCTGAATTAAGTAGAAGTTAGCCGGTGAGAGCGCCTATGAAAGCAGGTCTGTACCAACCCGAGCAATTCAAGGACAACTGCGGCTTCGGTCTGATCGCCCACATGCAGGGCCAGCCCAGCCACCATTTGCTGCAGACGGCCATCGAGGCCCTGACCTGCATGACCCACCGTGGCGGCATCAACGCCGACGGCAAGACCGGCGACGGCTGCGGCCTGCTGCTGCAGAAGCCCGACCGCTTCCTGCGTGTGCTGGCCGCTGAGCAGTTCGGCGTGCACCTGCCCGAGCAGTACGCGGTCGGCATGGTGTTCCTCAGCCGGGACGAGGCGCGTGCCGCCCGCGCGCGCGAGGCGCTGAACGCCGAGATCGC harbors:
- a CDS encoding pilus assembly protein PilP; translated protein: MRSLRMLLGACLVPLLSACGDGDVADLQAYMDEVRARPSGRVEAVPQFAPYEAFTYNAGALRSPFLPLQRFATQQKAQDGSLVRPDETRQKQPLEAFDIDTLQMVGLLANRQRTFALVASAAGVQRVAVGDYLGRSHGRVVAIHADRIELREIVPDGNDGWLERPRILPLKDGAPAAGDA
- the aroK gene encoding shikimate kinase AroK — translated: MRNLILVGPMGAGKSTIGRLLAKELHLPFKDSDKEIEVRTGADIPWIFDVEGEAGFREREQAVLADLCREDGLVLATGGGAVLRAENRAALHAGGRVIYLHTSVEQQLERTARDRNRPLLRTANPGQVLRELLATRDPLYREIADVVIETDQRPPRMVVQEILSRLEQLPPR
- the pilQ gene encoding type IV pilus secretin PilQ, whose amino-acid sequence is MHSPLSRSSLSLLALLLAPALQAADLQALDVAALPGDRIELKLTFDEPVEAPRGYTIEQPARIALDLPGVRNRLGSRVRELGVGNARSVTLVETPERTRMIVNLLNLTPYSTRSEGRQLFVTLGAGATGDAVAPVAVAPLAAAPALAPSVPAPALPAGKAIRNIDFRRGEQGEGNVVIELSDRGISPEIRDDGGKIRLVFARTELPDALRTRLDVKDFATPVSVVEARSEGEQTSIVIEPSGLYDYLAYQTDERLIVSVKPLSKADVEQNKRERFAYSGDKLSLNFQDIDVRAVLQLIAEFTELNLVASDSVQGNITLRLQNVPWDQALDLVLKSKGLDKRMLGNVLLVAPAAEIAERERLELESKRQIAELAPLRREVVQLNYAKASDIAKLFEEFSEGGEQKDMRGSVIYDDRTNSLIAYLTGERLDELRRIVTQLDVPVRQVMIEARIVEANVGYDKSLGVRWGGNLWKANDNKWRAWGKDGQLDVVDDPNAQGKPGDDDYIPSRSTGRFAGIPEIPLNTPFIDLGAANSTAGIGLGFITDNTILDLQLSAMEKTGNGEVVSQPKVVTSDKETAKILKGSEVPYQEASSSGATSTSFKEAALALEVTPQITPDNRIVMEVRVTKDEPDFAKALNGVPPINKNEVNAKVLVTDGETIVIGGVFSNTQTKSVEKVPFLGDLPFIGRLFRRDIVSDQKSELLVFLTPRIMDTQAFSVSR
- the aroB gene encoding 3-dehydroquinate synthase; translated protein: MRTLHVDLGERSYPIFIGGGLLDRAECFTPYIAGRQVAVVTNETVAPLYLQRLLDTLAGYRVTPIVLPDGEAFKNWETLQRIFDGLLEARHDRRTTLIALGGGVIGDMTGFAAACYQRGVDFIQVPTTLLSQVDSSVGGKTGINHSLGKNMIGAFYQPKAVVIDTATLATLPARELSAGLAEVIKYGLICDEPFLAWLEQHIDALRGLDAEAISEAVERSCAAKARVVNADERESGVRATLNLGHTFGHAIETEMGYGAWLHGEAVGAGTAMALEMSQRLGWIDAPARDRGIRLLARAGLPLVPPAQMGPEEFLRHMAVDKKVLDGQLRLVLLRRLGEAVVTAEYPREVLDATLRADYAALARQA
- a CDS encoding AAA family ATPase gives rise to the protein MTSLHADEAFVEHYQLSHNPFAPRVPGFKFFPAQRKPVLAQLHQLARYSSLMLVVSGPLGSGKTLLRQALVASSNKQSVICVAASGRQAAGSLSLLQHFSQGLGGNSQDVDGLLGQVARLNQGGQEVYLLVDDAERLQDEALDTLAALATGDRDGRAHVFLFSEPELLTRLESLGKADSCHVLELQPYSLAETRAYLAQRLQGAGQDIDLLDDAQIEEIHLDSGGWPGGINRAARDALVEAMLADREPETAGERGSSLPKKHLLAVAVVLGGLALAFVLKNGDEPAPTAQSPVASGEPLAASGDAPPSTGPTIEFAGGQPVPLPLVGQGQPVLREPLAREAGQAAVEELDAANAAMPIAAPRPAPAQPSPAPAPAAPAPAPAQAAAPIAAPVVAPAPAPAPAVAPAPSVASQPRPAPAPAPAPTPAPAPAASAPAAGGVHNGWYLGQPVGQYTLQLFGTSSEAAAQSQVREGGGEYRYFRKLHQGQPLYVVTYGRFSSPEAAKSAVSALPARLQAGKPWPRTFASIQQEIRQAGR